The proteins below are encoded in one region of Streptomyces marianii:
- a CDS encoding Pro-rich N-terminal domain-containing protein has translation MQHAVGAPLPPHGPGQVPGQPGHRPAAGWEHRSQHPGPPPQCPPPPQGPPAPAWSDPAHQAAAPDTTGHVSLPPGGPVPVPSPPADNGTGSATLAVLLIGPAGAGKTTVARHWAQRRRVPTAHISLDDVREWVCAGFADPQTGWNEQSEAQYRLARRTCGFAARNFLANGISCILDDAVFPDRPVVGLGGWKRHVGPGLLPVVLLPGLEVVLERNAERSGNRRLSDEEVAGIHGRMAGWYGSGLPIIDNSQCDVETTARVLDDVLARALKSPPAW, from the coding sequence ATGCAGCACGCAGTGGGAGCTCCGCTGCCTCCCCACGGGCCGGGACAGGTCCCGGGACAACCCGGGCACCGCCCGGCGGCCGGATGGGAACACCGGTCCCAGCACCCCGGCCCTCCGCCCCAGTGCCCTCCGCCTCCGCAGGGGCCGCCCGCCCCGGCCTGGAGCGACCCGGCGCACCAGGCCGCCGCGCCGGACACCACGGGGCACGTCTCGCTCCCGCCGGGCGGACCGGTTCCGGTCCCCTCACCGCCCGCCGACAACGGCACCGGCAGCGCCACGCTCGCGGTCCTGCTGATCGGCCCGGCGGGCGCGGGCAAGACGACCGTCGCCCGGCACTGGGCACAGCGCCGCCGGGTCCCCACCGCGCACATCAGCCTCGACGACGTCCGCGAATGGGTCTGCGCCGGCTTCGCCGACCCCCAGACCGGCTGGAACGAACAGTCGGAGGCCCAGTACCGTCTGGCACGCCGGACCTGTGGCTTCGCGGCCCGCAACTTTCTGGCCAACGGCATCTCGTGCATCCTCGATGACGCCGTCTTCCCCGACCGTCCCGTCGTCGGACTCGGTGGCTGGAAGCGCCACGTCGGACCCGGACTCCTGCCCGTGGTGCTCCTGCCCGGCCTGGAGGTCGTCCTGGAACGCAACGCCGAGCGCAGCGGCAACCGCCGTCTCTCGGACGAGGAGGTCGCCGGCATCCACGGCCGCATGGCCGGCTGGTACGGCTCCGGTCTCCCCATCATCGACAACTCCCAGTGCGACGTGGAGACGACCGCGCGCGTCCTGGACGACGTGCTGGCCCGGGCGCTGAAGAGCCCACCGGCCTGGTAG